The segment AAATAATTATATTAAATATAGATTTAGTATTTAAGATTCTTTTCATTTTAACACCACCGTACTATGACTTTAATTCTATCCTAACATTACTATAAAAATTATCTTTTTTATTTTTCTATACCCAAATTGTATATTTAAAGCCCTAAATTGTTATAAAAAAGCCATAGTTATTAAACTATGGCTTTTATTAAAATGGTATCAATATTTTAGTTATAAATACATTATTCTCAATTTTTCTTATTATACTTCCTTTATAGGATTTTACAATTTTATCTATTTGTTTTAATCCAATTCCTTTTCCATCTTTTTTTGTTGTTTTGTATATTCCATTTTCATCTTTTATTTCACAATTTATAGTATTTTTTACAGTTATATACAAATTCTCTTTCATTTTAAAAATCTCTAATTTAATCCACCTATAAGTCCCTATAACAAGGTTTGCTTCAATAGAATTATCTAATAAATTATTAATTAAAGCTGATAGATCAATATTTTTTATTTTTATCTCTTCTGGAATATCTAATTTTAAGATAAACTCTATTCCAAAATTTTTAGCAACTTCTATTTTTTGACTAATTATTGCTTTTAAAATGACATTATCAACATTTAATAGTTGTTTTTCCAAAATTTTTATCTCTTTTGTTAAGTTTTCTATATAATTTTCTAGCTCTTGATATTCTCCACTCTTCACTAAAAAAAGAAGTACCGATAAATGATTACTCCAATCATGTTGCCAAGCTTTTGTATTCACAATATTATTTGCTAAATCTAATATTTTATTTTCCATTCTCTACCCCTTATATATCAAAATAATTCATAAATACTTCCAATACTTTTTCTTTTTTACCTCTACTTATAGGAATAATCGTATTGTCATCTAAGGTTAAAGATTCCTTTTCTATAGATTTTATAAAATGTAAATTTACTATATATGATCTATGACATCTTAAAAAATGAGTTTTTGGTAACTCATCTTCTAAATCGCTAATTCTTTTTTTATACGTTATTTTTTTATTTAATAGTTCTATATGAACATAATGAGAATATACTACAAAATATTTTATATCACTATACTTTATTTTTACTATTTGTTTATCTGTAACTACTTTTAATGATTCTTTTTTTTCTTTTAATTGTTTTATTTTTCTATAAGCTCTATCTAGTGAATCAAATAATTCATCTTCTTTTAGAGGCTTTAACAAATAGTTTATAGCTCCCACGCTATACCCTTTAGACATATGTTCTAATACCCCTGTAACAAAAATAATTGCAATCTCTTCATCTTTTTCTCTTATTTTTTTAGCTAATTCAATTCCATTCATTCTTTCCATTTGAATATCTAAAATTATAATATCTACATCCATATTTTCGTTTAAGTTAAATAAAAACTCTTCTGAACTTTTGTAATGAACTAAATGTATAGTTATATTATTTTTTAATGCCCAACTCCTAAGATATTTATCCAATATTTTATATTGGATATCACTATCCTCACATATAGCTATTTTTAGCATTCTCTCTCCCCAAATATTATTTTGTTATATTTTTTACTATTTCAGAAGGAGTATATCTTATTGACTTTTAAAAGTCAATCACAAAAATAAAAAGAGAGTTTCCTCTCTTTTCTCTTACTTAACTTTGTATTTTTCTTTTAATTTTTCAATAGTCCCATCATTAACTAATTGAATTAACGCCTCATTTATTTTCTCGTAATCCTTATCATTTTTTCCAAGAGCTATAGCTTTTGGTTCTCCTTCTAAAATACCAACTAATAGTAAATCTGAGTTGTTTTTAACATATTCCTCTGCCACACTTTCATCCAAAACAATTCCATCAATTTGACCATTTTTTAAGGCTAGTAAAGCTGAAGTATTATTTTGAAAAGGTATTACTGTTGAACCCAAAATATTTTTAGCAGTATTTTCTTTTGTTGTTCCTAACTCTGCTCCATATTTTTTATTTTCTAAATCATCCATTCCATTTATAGGATTTTTTTTATTTGTTATGAATGCTACCTTTGAAGTTAAATAAGGAGATGTAAAGTGAACCATCTTAGCTCTTTCTGGAGTAATGCTCATACCAGCTATAACCATATCTATCTTTCCTGTTTGAAGGGCTGATATTAAACCTCCAAACTCCATATTAGCCCACTTATATTGATATCCAAGTTTTTGAAATATAGCTTCGATTATATCTGGATCTAATCCTACAACTTTTCCATTTTCTAAATATTCAAATGGTGGATATTCTGCATTAGTTCCAATTACAAAAACTCTCTCTTTTTTCTCTTGAATTTTCTCCTCTTTCTCTCCACAGCTAAAAATAATCAATGCAATTAATGCTATAAAAATTCCTTTTAATATATTTTTCATAAAGACCTCCAAAATAGTTTAGAATAGAGGAATTATTCCTCCTTTATACTTCTCTAATATAAAACTTCTAACTTTGTCACTCCTTAGAACTTTCATTAAAGTTGCAATTTCTCTACTATTTTCATCGCCTTTTCTTACTGCTACTACATTTCCATAAGCACTCTCTTTTCCCTCAACAATTAAAGAATCTTCCTGAGGTGATAATCCTGCATCTAAAGCATAATTACAATTTATTACTGCTAAGTCCACATCATCTAAAGATCTTGGTAATTGAGCAGCTTGAAGAGAAACAATCTTTAACTTTTTAGGATTTTCAACTATATCAAACTCTGTGGCCATAAGATCTTTAGGATCTGACAATTTTATTACTCCATTATTGTGTAGTAAAATCAATGCTCTTCCAGCATTTGTTGGATCATTTGGAATAGCTATCTTATCCCCAACTTTTAAATCATTTACACTTTTATATTTCTTAGAATAAGCTCCTAAAGGTGGCACATATATATCCTCTAGAGGAACCAAATCTAAATTTTTCTCTTTCATAAAATTAGCTAAATATGGTTTATGTTGAAAAAAGTTTGCATCTAAAGATCCATCTGCCAAAGCTAAGTTCGGCACAATGTAGTCTGTAAATTCAACAATCTCAATATTTAATCCCTCTTTTGCTAAATCCTCCTTTACCTCATTTAAAATCTCCCCCGCAGGTATTGGAGTAGCCCCAATTTTAAACACATCTTTTCCAAAAACAAAATTTGAAACAATAACTAATAGCAAAAATGTTCTTTTCATAAAATACCCCCAGTTATAAATGTTTTAAAAATGATAATAATTTTTTATAATTTTGTCAATCTTTTTTTATTTTATTTTTTTTAAAAAAATATTTTCAAAAAAATGTTTACAACCCTATTTTTTTATGTTATATTTATGCAAATAAAAAAATTTTGGAGGAGATTAAAAATGTCTTTAAGAAAAGTTAGGGCTATGTTTTGGTTTATGTATTATTTTAAAACTATGGTTTATGTCTAGAAATATAGATATAAGCCTATTTGTATTAAATAAATATAGGCTTATATCCCAACTAACTTTTTAAAGACTTATTGTTTAAAGCTTTTGGGAAACCAAAAGCTTTTTTATTTTATCTTAATTTATGAACTAGGAGGAATTTTATGGAAAAATCTATTTTAACAGAAGTTTATATGGACAGTAACATTTGGAATGTTTTAGCTAAAGAGATTCAAAACTTCAACAACATTTTAGTTATTCATGGTGAAAAATCTCTTTTATCAATAAAAAATGAGTTTTTTAAAATTTTAGAAGATAAAAAATTTCACCTAGTTCATTATGGAAATGAGTGTTGTCATACTATTATTAACTCAACTTTGAAAAATTTAAAAAATAATGCCTATGATTTAATAATTGGTATTGGTGGTGGTAAATCTATTGATGCTTCAAAAGTTCTAATGGATAAATTAAACATACCACTTTTTACACTCCCTACTATTGCTTCTACATGCGCTGCTGTTTCATATATTTCAGTTATGTATGAAGAAAACCATGTATTTCAAGAACTATATTTTTTAAAAAGACCTCCTCATAAGACCTTTATAAATTTAGATACTTTAATCGCTGCTCCTAAAAAATATCTATGGGCAGGAATAGGGGATACACTAGCTAAATACTATGAAATGAATTTAAAAGCTCGTGGTAAAAAATTAAATTTCAACACCACTATGGGAGAAAAATTAAGTCACCTTTGTAAAGAGACTATGTTAAATTATGGAAACCATGCTTTGTCTACAACAATAGTTGATGATGATTTCAAAGAAGTAGCCGGAGTCATTCTTGTTACAACTGGTATCGTTTCAAATCTTATTGATTTTAAATATAATGGAGCTATCGCTCATGCTATTTTTGATGCTTTAACTAAAATTAAAAGAGTTGAAGAGGAGCATCTACATGGAGAAGTTGTTGCTTTTGGTATACTTATTCAGTTACAACTTGAAGATAACCATGAACAACTTAATACTCTTTTAAAGTTCTATAAAGAGATTAATCTTCCAACTACTCTTAAAGAGATAGTTATCAAAGAGGAGTATCTTGAAAAAAAAGAGGAGATTATCAATAAAATTTTAAATTCTATAGCTGGTAGTGAGATACCACTTAAGTTTACTAAAGAGGAGTTTATAACTATTTTAGAAGGAAATTTATAAGGGGGAAATGAAAATGAATGGATCAAAATATTTGGCTAAGAGATTTCAAAATAAAGAGGAAACAACTTTTAAATCTATTGATGAATCAGAAAAAAATCAAATTATAAATTTAGGAATTGGAGATTTAGATATACATACTGATAAAATCATTATAAATTCAGCTTTTCAAGATGCATTAAATGGTCATACTCACTATACTGATCCTTTAGGAGATTTAGAACTTCGTGAAGAGATTATTAAATATCATAAAACTGAGTTTAATAACTATAATGTTAATCTTGATGAAGTTATTGTTTTATCTGGAGCTTGTCATGGAATGTATTTAGCTTTACAAGCCACACTAAATGAAGGGGATGAGGTTATTGTAATTGCACCATTTTTCCCTGTTTATGTGGACCAAATAAAAGAAGCTAAAGGAAATCCAGTTATTGTTCATACAACTATTGAAAATAACTATCAAATTATCAAAGAGGATTTAGAAAAAGCTATTACAAATAAAACTAAAGGTATTATTATAAACACTCCATCTAATCCTACAGGAGTTTGTTACTCTCTAGAAAGTTTAGAGATTGTTAGTGAATTAGCTAAAAAATATGATCTACTTGTTTATGCTGATGATATCTATGATTTTTATGATTATTCTAATAGTTTTATTCCAATCTATACTTTAAGTGGAATGAAAGAACGAACTATTTCTGTTTGTAGCTTTTCTAAAAATTTTGCTATGACAGGTTGGAGAGTTGGATATAACATTGCACCTAAAGCTATTGTAGATACAATTAGAAAAATAAATGAAGTTATTGTTTACAGTGCATCAGCTATCTCCCAAAGAGCAGCACTTGCAGCTTTAAAAAATAGAAAGCATGTAAAAAATAGTGTTGTTCCTCTATATAAAGAGAGGGTTGAATACAGTTTAAATAGAATTAACAATATCCATGGTTTAAAAGCTTTTACTCCTCAAGGTGGAATATATATTTTCATAGATATTAGTGAGACTAATCTAAACTCTATTGAATATTCAGACTATCTTTTTGAAAAATTAAAAGTTAAAGTTATTCCAGGAAAGCCTTTTGGTGATGATAAAGCAGTTAGAATAGCTTGTTCAAATAGTTTAGAAGTTTTAAAAGAAGCTTTTGATAGAATTGAAAAAAATTCAATAAACAATATGGGAAGGTGAAAAAATGAAAATAAAAGAGCTAATCTTTAAAATATTAAATGGTATGAGTTTAGGAATAGTTGCTACTCTTATTCCTTCAGCAATTCTTGGGGAGATTGCAAAAAGTTTAAATTTAGTAAGTATATTAAATCTAACAAAAATATCTACAAGTTTACTTCCTTTTGCAATTGGAACTGGAGTTTCATATCAATTAAGTTTCACTCCTTTAGAAAGTATATGTGTTTCTGTTGCTACTTTTATTGGATCAGGTGTTGTATCCTTTGTCAATGGGAATATAGTTTTGACTGGAACTGGTGATGTTGTTAATGCTGGTGTAACAGCATTTATTGCATCTTTAGCTATCTACCTTTTTAGAGATAAAGTGAAGGGATTAAGTATGGTAGCTCTTCCTATCTTAATTTCAACTGCAGTTGGATGGATTGGTTTAAATCTTTTACCTTATGTTAGTAAAGTTAATGGAGCCATCGGCCTTACTGTTGAAGAAGTTGTTAAAATGCAACCTCTTTTAACTGGTGGAATTATAGCTATTATATTTTCTATTCTCATTATTTCACCATTTTCTACTGTTGGAATAGCTCTTGCTGTAAATCTTGGTGGTATAGCTGCTGGCGCTGCAAACCTTGGAGTTTGCGCTGCTGCTTTTGGACTTGCCTTAGCTGGGCTTAAAGTTAATCCTATTGGTATAACTTTAGTTCCTGTTTTAGGTTCTGCTAAAATACAAATGGCTAACTTTGTTAAAAATCCACTTATTATTGTTCCAATAGTCATTAATGCATTTACATTGGGAGTTTTAGGAGCTTTATTTAATATTAAAGGAACTGCTTTTAGTGCTGGTTTTGGAATTAGTGGTTTAATTGGACCAATTAACGCCTTAAATCATCTATCTTGGAATTTAAAAAATATACTTCTTGTAGTTACTTTATTCATTATTTTGCCAATCGTTTTTGGATATATTTGTAATTTTATTTTTATAAATAAGTTAGTTTTAATTAAAGAGGAAGACTATAAAGTAACTATATAGTTGAAACCTTAATTCTTTGAAAAAAAGTGCACTGTTTTTAGTATTAGATTTCTATATTGTACTTAGTTTTAAAACTATATATTTTGTGATATAATTGTTCCGTTATAAATCTATATATTTGGAGGAACATTATGAAAAAAATTATTTTTGGAATTTTAGCCATGACTTTGTCTACTATGGCTTTGGCAGAGAATAGATATGGCGTGGGAGCTGGGGTTGGAGTTTCTAATAGTATCTATAAGGGAGCTGAAGATAAAGCTTATCCTGTACCGCTTTTAGATGTTAACTATGGTAACTTCTATATTAAAGGAATTACTCCTGGATACTTCTTCTTTAAAGGTGAAGATCTATCTCTATCTGTATTTGTTGATCCTATGGCTGGTTTCCCTATTAAAGCTAAAGATATGGGACATGGTTATACTAATATTGATGACAGAGACTTCCAAGCTATGGTTGGATTAAGAGCTGACCTAAATACAGGAGTTGCTGGAATTAGAACTGGAGCTTCTGTTCAATTTGGTGAGCATGGTTCTGAAGCAAAATTAAGTGCTTTTAGACCTTACAATATTAATAATAAATTTACTTTAGTTCCGGGAGTTTATGTTAAAGGATTCTCTGGAGATTACACAGATTACTATTTTGGTGTAACATCAGACGAAGTTAATAGATCATCAACTGATAAATTAACTAGAGAATACAAAGCTGATACTGCATATTCAATTGGAGCAAATTTATCAGCTGAATATAAATATAATGAAAAGGTATCTTTCATAGGAATTTTAGGAGTAGAGAAATTCTCTAGTGAGATTACAGATTCTCCTATTGTTAATGATGATCCTCTATTTATTGCAAGTATTGGGGCAAAATACTTCTTCTAATAAAAAAGACTAACTTAAAGTTAGTCTTTTTTATTTCTTCTCATTTTTAAAATTTTATAACCTACATAAACTAATGCTAATAGTGCAACTAAATATTTATATCTAACTATATATGTATTTATAATATGCTCATAGTCTTTATATAATGTTCCTACACTTACCATAAATGCAACGTATATTCCTGCTCCAAGTCCTGTAAAAATACTGAACTTATATATATTCATCTCTAAGATTCCAGGAGGAAAAGATATATACTGTCTTACTACTGGTATAAATCTTCCTAAAAATACTATTAGTTCTCCTCTCTTATCAAATAAATTTTCCATTTGAGCCAACCTATTTTCATCTAAAAAAAGATATTTTCCATATTTTAAAAGAAGATTTCTTCCCAAAGTTCTTCCAAGAAAATAGTTTAAACCTGCTCCACCCAAACTTCCTAAAGTTCCTGCTAATAGTACTGGTATAAAACTCATCTCTTTAGTTCCTATCAAATATCCTGCTGGAAGTAGTGCAACTTCTGAAGGAAAAGGTATAAATGAAGATTCTAAAAACATCATTATAAAAATTCCAAAATAACCTAAACTCATAAAAAACTCACTAGCTTGTTTTATTAACTCTTCCACATTCTCTCCTTCTACTTAAATTATAACAACATTTGGTAATTCTAATAACTTTTCTTTCTCTATCTCTGTTATCTCTCCTCTTAAAGTTATTGTATGACCATACTCTTTTTGAAGAGTTTCAAACCGTTCATTTAAAATAGCTTTTACATTTAACTCTTGAGAATATGGAAAGTCTATTACGCAGTATATCGCTTTAATTATTTCCTCTTTAATATTATTATCAAGTTTATTTTGTAAAGCTTTATTGTACGTTTTAAAAGCCTCTCTTAATTCAAACTCCATATTTTCATCTAACTCTTTTGCTTTTCTTTCTCCAAATTTTGTCAATTTATAGTATGTATGATTTCTATGCTTAACAACTACATTCTCTTCTTTAGTTTTATACTCAACCATTATATTTTCAACTCGCTCTAATACTTTATTCTTAATTAGAGCTCTAACACTTTCTCTAACTTCATTTTGATTTTCAAGTATTCGATTAGCTAATTTTGATATAAATGTAGGTCCTATTTTATATATTGTTAATACTATTTTTTTTTCTAATTCACTCATATTTAATATTTACTCCTAAGTTTTTTCATATTATATCATAATTTTGGTAAAAATTTAGTAAATAAAAAGGATGAAAGTTTTCATCTTTCATCCATTATTTTTATATTAATCTCTAGTGTATTCTGATAAATATCCTAGAATTTTTTTTCTTACTCTTTGAATTGCATTATCTATTTTTTTAGAAGGTTCTTCTAGCATATCTGCAATCTCATTATATTTATACTGTTTACAAGTATAGAAAAATACTTTTTTTTCTAAAGGTGTTAAATTATTATTTAAAAACTCTCCTAACATCTCTACTAATTCTTTCCCTATAAGAATATCCTCTGGAGAATAAAAATTTACAGATGGTTTTGCATATTGAACTAAGTCATCTAAATTAATATCTTTATCTCCAATTATTGATGTATTTAACTTTTGATTTCTATTTGAATTTGACGATTTTACTGCTGTAATAATCTGTCTTTTTATACATAGATTTGCAAAAGTACTAAAACATACCTCTCTTGTTTCGTCAAATGACTTTACTGCCTTCATAAGACCTATATACCCCTCTTGAAGTAGATCATCAATGTCTCCGCCTTTTATAAAAAAGTTTTTACTGTTTCTTAAAATATCACCTTTATATTTTAAAAAAACTTTTTCCATAGCCTCTTCATCACCACTTTTTGCCAACATTACATCTCTTTCATCCATTAGTCTGCCCCCTTAACTATTTAACGGTAAAAAAAGTAAAATTAAGCTCTCCCCTAAGCTGTAAAAATTTTTAATTGTCCTTCACTATGAAAAAATAATACCATATTTTTTTTTTTATTTAAACGTTCCAATTTTTCTTTTTCATTCATATTCTTTGAAACATATAACAATATTCTAATATAATACTTTTGATAATTTATTTTCATTTTTTAAGTATTTTGAAAATAAAATTTGACACAGTTATTTTTTTTTGATACTCTTATTAAAATAATTAAATACTAAGGGGGAGTTTTATGAAAAAAATATTTAAATTATTACTACTAGTTATATTTTTTATTAGTTGTGGAAAAGAAAAAGAATCTGAAAAACAAGCAGCAACATCTAAAGAGAATAAATTAATTTATACACAAAGTAGTGAATCTGTAACTCTTCATCCTCATGAAGCTACAGACGTATATTCTAGAAGAATAATTTCAAATATTTTTGATAGACTTATTGAAACTGATGAAAATTTAAAAATAGTTCCTGGATTAGCTGAAAGTTGGGAGCAACTATCCCCTACTGAATTAAAGTTTAATTTAAGAAAAGGTGTTAAATTTCAAAATGGAGAAGAATTAACTTCTGAAGATATAAAATATACTTTGGAAAATGCTAAA is part of the Cetobacterium somerae ATCC BAA-474 genome and harbors:
- a CDS encoding sigma-70 family RNA polymerase sigma factor gives rise to the protein MDERDVMLAKSGDEEAMEKVFLKYKGDILRNSKNFFIKGGDIDDLLQEGYIGLMKAVKSFDETREVCFSTFANLCIKRQIITAVKSSNSNRNQKLNTSIIGDKDINLDDLVQYAKPSVNFYSPEDILIGKELVEMLGEFLNNNLTPLEKKVFFYTCKQYKYNEIADMLEEPSKKIDNAIQRVRKKILGYLSEYTRD
- a CDS encoding DedA family protein translates to MEELIKQASEFFMSLGYFGIFIMMFLESSFIPFPSEVALLPAGYLIGTKEMSFIPVLLAGTLGSLGGAGLNYFLGRTLGRNLLLKYGKYLFLDENRLAQMENLFDKRGELIVFLGRFIPVVRQYISFPPGILEMNIYKFSIFTGLGAGIYVAFMVSVGTLYKDYEHIINTYIVRYKYLVALLALVYVGYKILKMRRNKKD
- a CDS encoding aminotransferase class I/II-fold pyridoxal phosphate-dependent enzyme, which translates into the protein MNGSKYLAKRFQNKEETTFKSIDESEKNQIINLGIGDLDIHTDKIIINSAFQDALNGHTHYTDPLGDLELREEIIKYHKTEFNNYNVNLDEVIVLSGACHGMYLALQATLNEGDEVIVIAPFFPVYVDQIKEAKGNPVIVHTTIENNYQIIKEDLEKAITNKTKGIIINTPSNPTGVCYSLESLEIVSELAKKYDLLVYADDIYDFYDYSNSFIPIYTLSGMKERTISVCSFSKNFAMTGWRVGYNIAPKAIVDTIRKINEVIVYSASAISQRAALAALKNRKHVKNSVVPLYKERVEYSLNRINNIHGLKAFTPQGGIYIFIDISETNLNSIEYSDYLFEKLKVKVIPGKPFGDDKAVRIACSNSLEVLKEAFDRIEKNSINNMGR
- a CDS encoding iron-containing alcohol dehydrogenase family protein, which codes for MEKSILTEVYMDSNIWNVLAKEIQNFNNILVIHGEKSLLSIKNEFFKILEDKKFHLVHYGNECCHTIINSTLKNLKNNAYDLIIGIGGGKSIDASKVLMDKLNIPLFTLPTIASTCAAVSYISVMYEENHVFQELYFLKRPPHKTFINLDTLIAAPKKYLWAGIGDTLAKYYEMNLKARGKKLNFNTTMGEKLSHLCKETMLNYGNHALSTTIVDDDFKEVAGVILVTTGIVSNLIDFKYNGAIAHAIFDALTKIKRVEEEHLHGEVVAFGILIQLQLEDNHEQLNTLLKFYKEINLPTTLKEIVIKEEYLEKKEEIINKILNSIAGSEIPLKFTKEEFITILEGNL
- a CDS encoding GHKL domain-containing protein, translating into MENKILDLANNIVNTKAWQHDWSNHLSVLLFLVKSGEYQELENYIENLTKEIKILEKQLLNVDNVILKAIISQKIEVAKNFGIEFILKLDIPEEIKIKNIDLSALINNLLDNSIEANLVIGTYRWIKLEIFKMKENLYITVKNTINCEIKDENGIYKTTKKDGKGIGLKQIDKIVKSYKGSIIRKIENNVFITKILIPF
- a CDS encoding PTS transporter subunit IIC, whose product is MKIKELIFKILNGMSLGIVATLIPSAILGEIAKSLNLVSILNLTKISTSLLPFAIGTGVSYQLSFTPLESICVSVATFIGSGVVSFVNGNIVLTGTGDVVNAGVTAFIASLAIYLFRDKVKGLSMVALPILISTAVGWIGLNLLPYVSKVNGAIGLTVEEVVKMQPLLTGGIIAIIFSILIISPFSTVGIALAVNLGGIAAGAANLGVCAAAFGLALAGLKVNPIGITLVPVLGSAKIQMANFVKNPLIIVPIVINAFTLGVLGALFNIKGTAFSAGFGISGLIGPINALNHLSWNLKNILLVVTLFIILPIVFGYICNFIFINKLVLIKEEDYKVTI
- a CDS encoding LytR/AlgR family response regulator transcription factor → MLKIAICEDSDIQYKILDKYLRSWALKNNITIHLVHYKSSEEFLFNLNENMDVDIIILDIQMERMNGIELAKKIREKDEEIAIIFVTGVLEHMSKGYSVGAINYLLKPLKEDELFDSLDRAYRKIKQLKEKKESLKVVTDKQIVKIKYSDIKYFVVYSHYVHIELLNKKITYKKRISDLEDELPKTHFLRCHRSYIVNLHFIKSIEKESLTLDDNTIIPISRGKKEKVLEVFMNYFDI
- a CDS encoding MetQ/NlpA family ABC transporter substrate-binding protein; translation: MKRTFLLLVIVSNFVFGKDVFKIGATPIPAGEILNEVKEDLAKEGLNIEIVEFTDYIVPNLALADGSLDANFFQHKPYLANFMKEKNLDLVPLEDIYVPPLGAYSKKYKSVNDLKVGDKIAIPNDPTNAGRALILLHNNGVIKLSDPKDLMATEFDIVENPKKLKIVSLQAAQLPRSLDDVDLAVINCNYALDAGLSPQEDSLIVEGKESAYGNVVAVRKGDENSREIATLMKVLRSDKVRSFILEKYKGGIIPLF
- a CDS encoding transporter substrate-binding domain-containing protein → MKNILKGIFIALIALIIFSCGEKEEKIQEKKERVFVIGTNAEYPPFEYLENGKVVGLDPDIIEAIFQKLGYQYKWANMEFGGLISALQTGKIDMVIAGMSITPERAKMVHFTSPYLTSKVAFITNKKNPINGMDDLENKKYGAELGTTKENTAKNILGSTVIPFQNNTSALLALKNGQIDGIVLDESVAEEYVKNNSDLLLVGILEGEPKAIALGKNDKDYEKINEALIQLVNDGTIEKLKEKYKVK
- a CDS encoding MipA/OmpV family protein, whose translation is MKKIIFGILAMTLSTMALAENRYGVGAGVGVSNSIYKGAEDKAYPVPLLDVNYGNFYIKGITPGYFFFKGEDLSLSVFVDPMAGFPIKAKDMGHGYTNIDDRDFQAMVGLRADLNTGVAGIRTGASVQFGEHGSEAKLSAFRPYNINNKFTLVPGVYVKGFSGDYTDYYFGVTSDEVNRSSTDKLTREYKADTAYSIGANLSAEYKYNEKVSFIGILGVEKFSSEITDSPIVNDDPLFIASIGAKYFF
- a CDS encoding DUF2250 domain-containing protein, which produces MSELEKKIVLTIYKIGPTFISKLANRILENQNEVRESVRALIKNKVLERVENIMVEYKTKEENVVVKHRNHTYYKLTKFGERKAKELDENMEFELREAFKTYNKALQNKLDNNIKEEIIKAIYCVIDFPYSQELNVKAILNERFETLQKEYGHTITLRGEITEIEKEKLLELPNVVII